A single region of the Streptomyces sp. NBC_00236 genome encodes:
- a CDS encoding FABP family protein, producing the protein MSDPARTHPYPDALRPDGSPAPHPLLKPLLGFLGSWTGRGRGGYPTLSEEFVYAQEVTFSHDGRPFLHYEARAWLLGPDGEPLRPSARESGWWRMQPDGRVEALITQPTGVAEILAGSAADGAADLATHHVALTPTAKQVDATRRRYTLSDDDTLDFVHDLAAVGQPLQHHLAARLRRAGAR; encoded by the coding sequence ATGTCCGACCCCGCCCGCACGCACCCGTATCCCGACGCCCTCCGGCCGGACGGATCACCCGCGCCGCACCCGTTGCTGAAGCCGCTGCTCGGATTCCTGGGCAGCTGGACCGGCCGGGGCCGCGGTGGGTATCCGACGCTCTCCGAGGAGTTCGTGTACGCGCAGGAAGTCACCTTCAGTCATGACGGAAGGCCCTTCCTCCACTACGAGGCGCGCGCCTGGCTGCTGGGCCCGGACGGGGAGCCGCTGCGCCCTTCGGCCCGGGAGAGCGGCTGGTGGCGGATGCAGCCGGACGGGCGGGTGGAGGCGCTGATCACCCAGCCCACCGGGGTCGCGGAGATCCTGGCCGGAAGCGCGGCCGACGGCGCGGCTGACCTCGCCACCCACCACGTCGCCCTGACACCCACGGCCAAGCAGGTCGATGCCACCCGCCGGCGCTACACGCTGTCGGACGACGACACGCTCGACTTCGTCCACGATCTCGCGGCGGTCGGGCAGCCGCTTCAGCACCATCTCGCGGCGCGGCTCCGCCGCGCGGGAGCACGGTAG